TGACAGACAAAGACTAAACGAAGCTGAAATTAGCTCACGAAGTTAAAACTGGTCCGGTGGTAAAAGTACGTTGGTTTCCTGTTCCCCTCAATATAATCctaatcaaaatgtatttaaataaataataaaaaatgttctaaCAAATAATTCGGatcaaatctaatttaaatGTTTCTACGTTTAAAGTGAATCTTTACAGTGGCTATATCATCCTAGTATATCATGTCATGTgacatatactttttaatatgatcaagatttgtgataattatttctaaaaagtatcGTAGGCCTAAAATCAGGACAATTTAAAGTACAACATCGTTAATAGAACAAGGTTCATGAAGAGACGAAGAAAATCGTTCTCGTCCCTCTATTAGATTATTCGTATTCCAATTCTGAGATgttccaactgtactgagcttcaCAGTTTTCCTCGCATACGTCTCTCATTTCCTTATCCTTTCATACGACCTGGCCTTTGAGTCCTTCCTCAAATATTCTGTGATTTACCTCGCCCTATCCTACTACATTTTCTTCCGACACATGCtggcttataaattataagccaTTTCGTGGAAATTGATTCACTACCTTTGTAAAggatatcataatttataagtgAATATCAAgcaaataagtttttatcatcttttgatacatttattaattaaaaaactcaatttgCATTATTTCCTAtaatgaatgaaattatttatcattgattTCCCTCCGTagtaagatatttaatatattatcataattcaaTCCTCCCAAAATTCTGCCATTGTCATCTTATAATGCTTTGATCATTTAAGCTTAAAAAACACAATAACAATATGAAGCACGTTTGATAGTTAAACCGGAAACGGTGTCAAAAACTAATAACCTACTAGTATACTAAAATTAATCTTCAGATACTCATTAACGTAGGACTTCTGATTCAGTTTAAATGGTAAAACTCAGAACGTGAGACATAAACCAATACATCCTAGATAGATCAGTACAAAACGATTATCTCTACTGACAACAAACACCAGGGTACCAGTAACAGGGCTATATTAGCAGAAAGAAGATTTGGAAACTCCTTTCTTATAATACGAATATTggtaatttcaaattaattcatcaaaataGATCCAGGAAATCATTTCAATAGACTAAATTCTTCTATTTTAGGTTATTAAAATTAACCTTCCAAGGATGACAAgcaataatactaatatttgaaattttagagCTATGACAATTTGGCCGTCAACAATTGATTCCCCCAAATGTACACTCAAAATAGCAAAATGAAGCCAAACTatgcatcaaaaaaattttCACAGTGAAGAATAGAGGGAATGGCAACGTTAGCACTAGCACATACTTAACATAGATTTTAATGAAAGTAGTATTGcatatggaaataaaatgacCAGCCAAagagtttatattttacataatatgaacTATGTATTTCAGGATATCAACAAAGTTTAACTCCAGTTGTGGGCACCAGGTCCACCCCATTGGGATGTGGGTGGTTGTTGTTCCGTAGTGGCAGCAGTCGTGGTCTCGGCAGCCCAATCGGAAGGTGCAGCAGCAGTTTGAGAGCTCCAGTCATCATTGATAAATGATTTAATGGGAGCAGCGGCGGGAGTACCAGCAGCAGCTGCTGCAGCACTAGTTGGGGCTGCAGCGGGAGCAGCAGCACCTCCAGGAGCGGGTTCATTGGCCCAATCGTTATCCATACCAGTTTCCCAGTCTTCTTGAGCGGGGGCGTTGGTAGCTGCAGTGGTAGCGAGAGCAGCTTGAGCTTGTGCCAAACTGTCTTGACGAGCCTGTTCTTCCTTTTCAGCCTCTTCGGGATCTCTGTAAAAGAAGAGATCAGGCATCACATCCCATGGAATCTCGCGGGAGATGGATCCACGAAGGCGAAGAACCTCACGAGCGAGGAACCACCACATTAGCCCCAAGGAGTTGGCGGATTTGTTGTTGCATGGAATACACATGTCGATGAATCGGGATGGGGTGTCCACATTGCAGAAGGCAATGATGGGGATATTGGCGTAGGACGATTCAGTCACGGGTTGATGATCCGCACGTGGATCGGCTACGACGAGGAGTCTGGGCTCACGGAAAGCAGCCTGGATCTGATTGGTGAAAGCTCCAGGAGTAAATCTTCCAGCGATGGGAGTGGCGCCGATGTAGCGGGCAAACTTAAGAACGGCTCTTTGTCCGTAAGATCGAGCTGACCACAAAGACGTCAGCGGGATTCTCGATTGCGGCAATCGCACGAGCAGACAACATGAGCTTCTCCCAGGTCTTACGCAAATCGATGATGTTGACACCATCCGGTCTTCTCTTGAAGATATACTGCTCCATCGTCACTTCGGAATTCTCAGATCCGATGTGAGATGTCGCAGCCAACATCTTGGTGATGTCCTCCTCTTGAAGTTTTAATACATCCAAACCTCCCGACATTTTCGTTGAAGTAAATAATTACGGATTTCAACGCACAAGTAGTTCACTCGATGCCACTTGGGAGCAAAAGAAGGAGGAAGcggaaatttattaaaatcaaaataaacacattCAGAAGTACCAACAGTCTATTCTATTCAGTGGGCCGCTCACTAATGGATTCAGCCCTTGCCTCAATTCTTCCTCTTTTTTAGAACGATAatgattaatcatattttaatactaatCTACTCCAATTTTGCCGTTCCATCACTGTCCACTAACTCAAAGTATTTTGCTCACAgcctttatttttccaatatttataataattaatatagtaaaAAGATTTGATCAATATTGGCTATTGTTTTATGCGGCCGAACGAAGTACGTAAACTTGAATATTGATAACAAGACTCAAAATTATTGTTAGCTAAAttcacacaaatatatttttccatcgAGTGTTTTTATCAATCTAATATATGCCTATGGTTCTTACAATGTGTTATTTCGAAATGTTGGGCAACATTTAGTCCagtaaatgaagaaatataaagtttgaactATACTAACTCATATTTAAAGATTCCACACAGCCTTTGACTCTGAAAATTCTAGtattaaatgtttgaatttaattgattgatagtcaatgttattcaaaatatagcattttataataaatgaaaactatttttatacttgTTATGTTTAAAACTCgagttttctttgtttaaagttgaaaactgatgtttttttctacaaatactCAATAAGTTctatgaataataaatcaagagagttgtaaaatatatcatttgatagCTTGAGCATTTAGTTAAAAAAGGATCACCTTCAAAAGCGCGCCTCAGCGTTGTTAATTTGCAATATagcttttacaatatttaaaggaaaattatcaacaaaagccaatttcattattaattagttatcaaCAGTAAAATGtctagaatatatattaattttatagatatttggTTACATTGAAGGACGAATTGTGGTCATATATATGGCTGTCCTTACTTTCGATTGTACATATAATGTCATTAAGATCCGTAGCAGGTATATTGTCATGACTTGAGTATTAAAGATATGAAATTATGACTCGAAGCACGGaatgttttatcatttattattatggatttcactttgttaaaaaaacaaacttatgaATATTACAAATAAGAGGTAGGCATctcaaatgaatgaaatctcaaTCTTGGTCCCTTTTATCATGTATAAAATGTTGCATTGTTTATTGCAgaagataataaatatgaataatcataaaatgttTATGTCACTAGAGGtcaaatatattgaaagtaaaATGCATCTCAGCGGAGATGCTTATCAGTATCAAATGATCCTTTGAAGACTTGAGCCTTCAGTTCTCTCCTTAAAATTTTTCCCGTTTGATTTTTAGGTAGAGTGTCCACAAACATGACTCCAGCACCAAGTTTTTTATGAGGCGCAACCTTTTCCGTAACAAAGTCAATGATTCCTTGTTCCATAACACTTCGATTTTTTCGGACAACATAAGCTCTAGGCAGCTCTCCATTACGTTCATCAGGAACTCCAACGACTGCCACATCATCTACACCAGGATATTTTCGGATTAAATCCTCTAATTCAGAAGGAGCAACCtatgaaataaaagatactCATTATTTGAAGAGTCATATCAATACATATTAAACAACGACGTACTTGAAGACCTTTTACTTTGATAAGTTCCTTTAATCTATCAACGATATAAAACTGCCCATCCTGATTATAATACGCAATGTCTCCAGTATGTAACCAGCcgttttgaatgattttatcagtagctttcttatttttatagtatccCTGCATGATTTGAGGGCCACTCACACAGAGTTCTCCATTTTCTCCAGGACCAAGAACCTTTCCTGTATCGATATCTATAATTTTCCCAATAGTATTAGGGATCAAATTACCACAGCTTCCATAAATAATTCCATCCTTGGGTTGAACATGTGTAACAGGACTGCACTCTGTCATTCCATAGCCTAAtcatttaaagaaacaataCAAAAACCATTTAGACTCAATGactttttcctatttatttacCTTCTTGAAACCGAAGATCCGAAtcacatttattcataaatttctcTATCAAAGTTGGACCAAATGTAGACGCACCTCCATTGAGCATTTTGATGGAAGAAAGAAGAGAAGGCTTGATGAGTGGACTTGATGTCATAAAACTTACCAAAGGAGGTACAACAAGCATATGAGTGGGCTATAGAGAAGGAGAGTAATAATTAATGTCAGGAAAAACTATTGAATCAAAACCTTATATTGGACAAGGCTATTGATGAACATTTCAGGTTCGAATTTTGGAAGGGTGATAAGTTTGACTCCGAAACGAAGGCCGACAGACAATGAGCAAGTCATGGcaaagatatgaaaaaatggGAGCACAGCAATGGAGATGTGTTGCTCAACATCAtcacctataaatatatatttatttaaatgagtgTTCTCATATAGATATGGAGGAAATATTACCAATAAAATTATGGATGCTTGGATGAGAGAGTTGAGTTATGTTATTAACCAGATTGGAATGAGTAAGTGCCACTCCTTTTGGAGGTCCAGTTGTACCCGAAGAGTAGGGTAGGGCGAGAATGTCTTTATGTGGATCAATCGTTTCTCTCTGATCAAAGAAAGATCCATCGTCAAAGATGGCCATTTCCATAAAAGACTTGCAGTCCGAGGGCGTCTCTTCCATGccaataacaattattttttgaatcccCGAATATATTTCGCAGGACTGtttgatattttgaaggaaCAGGCCAATGGTCATGACGTATTTAGCACCAGAGTTATCCAGTTGACGAGCAATTTCTTCAGGCCGATATGTAGGATTCATTGTGGTGAGAGTGACTCCAATGCTGGCACATCCCATGAACGCAATGACGAACTCTGGGATGTTGGGCACAACGAGTCCCATGACGTCCCCTTTTTGGCACCTAGGCGCAGCAAGGCACTTCCAAACTTTTGCGAGAGGGAATGGACCATTTCGTAGGTGTATGTACGACCCGTCATTCCACAGACGAGTGCCTCTCGCTCCTTGTAGTCCTCCAAGTTTTCCCAAATGAAGTCTGCGTAGGGGATGGAAGGCAGCTCTACCTCTTCGTAGGGGCTGTATTGAATCAACTTCTCTTCTCCAGGCTTGATGAGAGGGGCTCCAAAATGGCCGTAGGACTGTTTGGCCTTCAGATAGGAACAGCTGGTCCTCAGTCTGCGAATATGGCGGATATGCCCAAAAAAAGCTCTTTGCATCAGCCCCATTCTTAGTTGTattcttctaatatattttcaatgagtAGGTAACGAACACACTCCAATCCCAACTAATTCTCCTCCTCTGAATTAAACTCACAAACTATCCAACAGCGACTACAACTTACAAGCCAAGGGTATGACAGAGTAGTATTCACTCTCTGTATGACTTAAGAACAAAACAAACTCAGATGAGAGATTTTCTTAGTTGTGTTTGTTATTACTAATCAAGTTTGAAGTTACACACTGAATGACCTTATTATTTGCTTTCTTGCTAGCTACATACACTCCCAGCCAATAGGAGAGTTCAATTCACAAATGCAAGAGTGACGTCAAAGCgcatgattaataaaaatgaaaatagttgCTTGGCCGCGTATGTTGCCACAAtccattttatttactatttttatgacgtcactatatgTCAAATTCCGTCATAACTAATACTCGTATCTTGTGTACAAACTGGTAAAGTAAATCGTCcaatttgaaagaattttttaatttattcatttaacattttttagaaaaaacgaTAATTTCTTAATGCTCCTTAGGATAAAAGTTTCTCAATTGGGGGGGGGGCGGAGCTACATTTCTCCTACCTCCGAACACCCCtacaataaattaagtattattaaccattcaattattgcatattCTCATTACATGTAGatgtaaatttatcatttaaatgtattaatttgtattgagtaactacgtttgagtgtgctcatgaaaaaacgAAGAGTAGCACAGGGGATTTATTGAGGAATTacattctatattaataaagtaaatctgTTACTGAAGCAAGGTGTGTCTGTTCGTTGGcccctaataactccgagcaatgccgAGAACTACCGCTAGTTGTCTGATATTATAATCGggtgaataattaattttgttgccAATAGATTGGTAGCTAGTCTACTAGGTAGCAAGCTACCTAATATcaagttaaaaatacatatcaatTAATCAGATTTTCTTAACTTCACctgtgttttttttccaaattaatagCTTCACAAgttgtatttcatatattatttgaacaattttttggtgcacttatgaaaaaaaaatatgaagaccaaataaactttttatgaaaattaaacgTACTTATCTTTTCTTTCAACAAAGTTATAGGCAATCAAAATGGTGCGGGACTTTTGCTCCACCTGTTATTATGATTGATTCAATTATTAGAAGTGCAGCGGCATAGTATGATTATAACTAAGGTCACTACTCAatgttcaatataaaatatgtacatactaagAAAAATCATGATATTTTTGGACTTTCTAATAAAAGAGGCCagattataatggaaaaaataaatatttacaataatctCTGggcataagaaattattttgcagGGGTTCTTTATATCGTAGTTGAAGGAgtactttttaattcattatctcacttattttgatattttttttcttctacgaTCGATGGATTGTCCAATACTTGGGGTattctatataaaaagttttttaaattagaataacTATTTAAGGAGGACAAAATCGCACGAGTGTAATATGAGCCCAGTATCCAgctaaaaaggtattttatacATGAATCCTAATTCACGATATGACTTAATgcaacacaaaaaaattcaacgaCGCTTATGAAGAACTATTTTCAAATTCCTTATATCATATTTGATGTCATTGTTATTTAGAATGagtatttatgattattaaagAAAACTATTGACGTAAAACTCGTACACTACAAGAACCCGGAGCTAATTAGTATATAATTACGCAAGAAATAAAGCAATCTTTGTAATTATGAGGAGCATCCATGTCAGTAGAAGTGCTACTTCTAAGCAAAAAGGCACTATAATTTAAATGACCTTTGGATATAGCCAGTATTTGCTGATGGGGTTTGTCAAATTGATTCAAGCTATTCCTACCAATCACTCAGGGGGATCATTCAAATTAAAGATATACATTCAATTTCCAAAAGCATCGTAATCTAAGGTATTACTGTATTCAATAACGTCGGAATAGGAGGCTATATGTACCTCAAGACCTCAttcttaattcataattttttaatgtcacaagttatatttttgttttaaacttaCACCAGTTATAGCCCTTCAATATTGAAT
This DNA window, taken from Lepeophtheirus salmonis unplaced genomic scaffold, UVic_Lsal_1.4 unplaced_contig_536_pilon, whole genome shotgun sequence, encodes the following:
- the LOC121132434 gene encoding LOW QUALITY PROTEIN: small ribosomal subunit protein uS2-like (The sequence of the model RefSeq protein was modified relative to this genomic sequence to represent the inferred CDS: inserted 2 bases in 1 codon), whose product is MSGGLDVLKLQEEDITKMLAATSHIGSENSEVTMEQYIFKRRPDGVNIIDLRKTWEKLMLSARAIAAIENPADVFVVSXRSYGQRAVLKFARYIGATPIAGRFTPGAFTNQIQAAFREPRLLVVADPRADHQPVTESSYANIPIIAFCNVDTPSRFIDMCIPCNNKSANSLGLMWWFLAREVLRLRGSISREIPWDVMPDLFFYRDPEEAEKEEQARQDSLAQAQAALATTAATNAPAQEDWETGMDNDWANEPAPGGAAAPAAAPTSAAAAAAGTPAAAPIKSFINDDWSSQTAAAPSDWAAETTTAATTEQQPPTSQWGGPGAHNWS
- the LOC121132433 gene encoding LOW QUALITY PROTEIN: uncharacterized protein (The sequence of the model RefSeq protein was modified relative to this genomic sequence to represent the inferred CDS: inserted 1 base in 1 codon) → MGLMQRAFFGHIRHIRRLRTSCSYLKAKQSYGHFGAPLIKPGEEKLIQYSPYEEVELPSIPYADFIWENLEDYKEREALVCGMTGRTYTYEMVHSLSQKFGSALLRLGAKKGTXMGLVVPNIPEFVIAFMGCASIGVTLTTMNPTYRPEEIARQLDNSGAKYVMTIGLFLQNIKQSCEIYSGIQKIIVIGMEETPSDCKSFMEMAIFDDGSFFDQRETIDPHKDILALPYSSGTTGPPKGVALTHSNLVNNITQLSHPSIHNFIGDDVEQHISIAVLPFFHIFAMTCSLSVGLRFGVKLITLPKFEPEMFINSLVQYKPTHMLVVPPLVSFMTSSPLIKPSLLSSIKMLNGGASTFGPTLIEKFMNKCDSDLRFQEGYGMTECSPVTHVQPKDGIIYGSCGNLIPNTIGKIIDIDTGKVLGPGENGELCVSGPQIMQGYYKNKKATDKIIQNGWLHTGDIAYYNQDGQFYIVDRLKELIKVKGLQVAPSELEDLIRKYPGVDDVAVVGVPDERNGELPRAYVVRKNRSVMEQGIIDFVTEKVAPHKKLGAGVMFVDTLPKNQTGKILRRELKAQVFKGSFDTDKHLR